The nucleotide sequence GTAGTTTATAGGCTTACCGAAAACTACCTCAATCGAAATCTATCTACCGGCTGGGCAACGGTTCTATCAGTTACATTTTCGCTTATTGGAATTGCCATACTTTTAATCCTTGTGTTTAGACTTATTTATGGACAGATATGGAAACTGACTCTTTCTCAGAAAAAGCATGAAGAGATGGCCGGTCTCATTAAGAGATCAAAGGATGAGCTGGAAGAGAAAAATATTGTAATTACCCAGAAGATGAATGAGCTGAAGACTTTGGATAGGATAAGTAGAGCGATGGCCAGCACTATGGACCTGGATAGGATACTGAATACAATATTAGAAGGTGTAGCAAAACACTTAAATTTTGACCGCGCAATAATCTGCCTGGTAAACGAAAAACAAGGATTTATTGAGGGCAGACAGGCGATGGGAGTGGCTCGGGAGCTTCTTTCAGATTTAAAAATTCCATTGGCAGATGGGCAAAATCCCATTGTAAAGACAGTTAAGGATGGAAGGCCATACATTATAGCTCGAGTTGGTGAGGGAGGGATGCATTTACAAGAGCCTGTTTCCCATCAAGTGAGAAGATTAGGCTCCACACAAGAGGAGAGCAAAGCAGAAGTAAACTCACCTCCGATTTATCAGGGCGGAACTACTTCCAGCCAGGAAAGGACTTATGGTGAGATTTTTGCCGGACTTGAGGGAAGAGTCAATGCAATGGCTTCAGTGCCTCTGGTAGCCAAAGAGAGAGTAAATGGAGTTCTGTTAGTAGATAATTTGCATAGCGGACGTCCCATAGAAGAGGAAGACCTTCGCTCCCTGGTAACTTTCACCAATCAGGCCGGACTGGCCATAGAAAATGCCAGATTATATGATACTGAAAAGAGATTCAGCGAAGAGTTACGTCACCAGGTGGAGCTGGCCAAGAAAGAGCTGAAAGAGGCACAGGCTCATTTAATTCACTCGGAACGCCTGGCTGCTGTAGGAGAGATGTCGGTGATTGTGGCTCATGAGGTGAGAAATCCGATGAGCTCAATAAGAAGTTGCGCGCAACGAATACACAAGGCGGTGGAAGAAAAAGACCCTAACAAAAAATATACTAATTACATTATGCAGGAAGTAGACCGCCTGGAAAGAATTGTTAAGGATATGCTCACGGTTACCCGTCAGCCCAAGCCAAATTTGGTGGAGGAGAACGTTAACAGGGTAATTGAGGAAATTCTGCTACATATGGATGATGAGATTAGAAAGAGCGGAACAGTCCTTACTAAGGAACTCGACCAAAATCTACCTGCCATACTGGTCGACCCTGCTCTCTTAGAACAGGTCATTTTGAACATGATTCAGAATGCGCTCATCTTTATGCAGGATAGGGAGAAAAAAGAATTAAAGATTGCCACTGGCCAGGATAAGAGATTCCTCCAGATTAGAATTAGCGATACCGGCCCCGGCATTCCTGCCCATAACAGAAAGAGGGTATTTGAGCCTTTCTTCAGTACGAAACCCCAGGGTACAGGTCTGGGTTTAGCTATATGTCAGAGAATAATTCTTGCCCATGAGGGGAAGGTAGAGCTGGAAAGCGAAATGGACAAGGGGACTACTTTCATCGTAAACCTACCGATGAAAAGAACAAGAAAGAAAGAAGAAGAGAAAGGGTTACAAGTATGATGAAGAAGATATTGATTGCCGAAGATGAAGAGGTTCTGCGTGAGGTGTTTAAGGATGAACTGACTGAGGAAGGATACGATGTCCTGGAAGCGAGAGACGCCAAGGGAGCTCTCCACTGTTTAAGTAAAGGGGAAATAGACCTTCTCATCCTTGACATCAAGCTTCCTGATATGAGTGGATTGAAGTTGCTGGAGCGGATCAGGAAAGGGTATCCTGCCCTTCCCAT is from bacterium and encodes:
- a CDS encoding ATP-binding protein, whose amino-acid sequence is MKEPTYLRPLRWLTISIFLVMLVVYRLTENYLNRNLSTGWATVLSVTFSLIGIAILLILVFRLIYGQIWKLTLSQKKHEEMAGLIKRSKDELEEKNIVITQKMNELKTLDRISRAMASTMDLDRILNTILEGVAKHLNFDRAIICLVNEKQGFIEGRQAMGVARELLSDLKIPLADGQNPIVKTVKDGRPYIIARVGEGGMHLQEPVSHQVRRLGSTQEESKAEVNSPPIYQGGTTSSQERTYGEIFAGLEGRVNAMASVPLVAKERVNGVLLVDNLHSGRPIEEEDLRSLVTFTNQAGLAIENARLYDTEKRFSEELRHQVELAKKELKEAQAHLIHSERLAAVGEMSVIVAHEVRNPMSSIRSCAQRIHKAVEEKDPNKKYTNYIMQEVDRLERIVKDMLTVTRQPKPNLVEENVNRVIEEILLHMDDEIRKSGTVLTKELDQNLPAILVDPALLEQVILNMIQNALIFMQDREKKELKIATGQDKRFLQIRISDTGPGIPAHNRKRVFEPFFSTKPQGTGLGLAICQRIILAHEGKVELESEMDKGTTFIVNLPMKRTRKKEEEKGLQV
- a CDS encoding response regulator, coding for MMKKILIAEDEEVLREVFKDELTEEGYDVLEARDAKGALHCLSKGEIDLLILDIKLPDMSGLKLLERIRKGYPALPIIVCTAYDTFRSDFEIWAGHIADYIVKPVDLEVLKEKIGRIIG